Proteins encoded within one genomic window of Streptomyces sp. NBC_01314:
- the ahcY gene encoding adenosylhomocysteinase, with product MTTVDNRQDFKVADLSLAAFGRKEITLAEHEMPGLMAIRREYAEAQPLAGARVTGSLHMTVQTAVLIETLVALGARVRWASCNIFSTQDHAAAAIAVGPTGTADDPQGVPVFAWKGESLEEYWWCTEQALTWSDSPTGGPNMILDDGGDATMLVHKGVEYEKDGKVPSVDTAESDEHRVVLELLNRTITDGSQKWTQLASEIRGVTEETTTGVHRLYEMQRDGDLLFPAINVNDAVTKSKFDNKYGCRHSLIDGINRATDVLIGGKTAVVFGYGDVGKGCAESLRGQGARVIVTEIDPICALQAAMDGYQVTTLDEVVEKADIFITTTGNKDIIMAADMARMKHQAIVGNIGHFDNEIDMAGLAKTPGIVKDEVKPQVHTWTFADGKVLIVLSEGRLLNLGNATGHPSFVMSNSFADQTLAQIELFTKPDEYPIGVYTLPKHLDEKVARLHLDALGVKLTTLRPEQASYIGVEVEGPYKSDHYRY from the coding sequence GCACGAGATGCCCGGCCTGATGGCGATCCGCAGGGAGTACGCCGAGGCTCAGCCTCTCGCCGGCGCCCGCGTCACCGGCTCCCTGCACATGACCGTGCAGACCGCCGTTCTCATCGAGACCCTGGTCGCCCTGGGCGCCCGGGTCCGCTGGGCCTCCTGCAACATCTTCTCCACCCAGGACCACGCCGCCGCCGCCATCGCCGTCGGCCCGACCGGTACGGCCGACGACCCGCAGGGCGTCCCGGTCTTCGCCTGGAAGGGCGAGAGCCTGGAGGAGTACTGGTGGTGCACCGAGCAGGCCCTGACCTGGTCGGACAGCCCCACCGGCGGCCCCAACATGATCCTCGACGACGGCGGTGACGCCACCATGCTCGTCCACAAGGGCGTCGAGTACGAGAAGGACGGCAAGGTGCCGTCCGTCGACACCGCCGAGTCCGACGAGCACCGCGTCGTCCTCGAACTCCTGAACCGCACCATCACCGACGGCTCCCAGAAGTGGACGCAGCTGGCCTCGGAGATCCGCGGTGTCACCGAGGAGACCACCACCGGCGTCCACCGCCTGTACGAGATGCAGCGCGACGGCGACCTCCTCTTCCCGGCGATCAACGTGAACGACGCCGTGACGAAGTCGAAGTTCGACAACAAGTACGGCTGCCGCCACTCCCTGATCGACGGCATCAACCGCGCCACCGACGTCCTCATCGGCGGCAAGACCGCGGTCGTGTTCGGCTACGGCGATGTGGGCAAGGGCTGTGCGGAGTCGCTGCGCGGGCAGGGCGCCCGTGTCATCGTCACCGAGATCGACCCGATCTGCGCTCTGCAGGCGGCGATGGACGGCTACCAGGTCACCACGCTCGACGAGGTCGTCGAGAAGGCCGACATCTTCATCACCACGACCGGCAACAAGGACATCATCATGGCCGCCGACATGGCCAGGATGAAGCACCAGGCCATCGTGGGGAACATCGGCCACTTCGACAACGAGATCGACATGGCCGGCCTCGCCAAGACGCCCGGCATCGTCAAGGACGAGGTCAAGCCCCAGGTCCACACCTGGACCTTCGCCGACGGCAAGGTCCTCATCGTCCTGTCCGAGGGCCGTCTGCTGAACCTGGGCAACGCCACCGGCCACCCGTCGTTCGTGATGTCCAACTCCTTCGCGGACCAGACGCTGGCCCAGATCGAGCTGTTCACCAAGCCCGACGAGTACCCCATCGGCGTGTACACGCTGCCCAAGCACCTCGACGAGAAGGTCGCCCGCCTTCACCTCGACGCGCTCGGTGTGAAGCTCACGACGCTCCGCCCCGAGCAGGCCTCGTACATCGGCGTGGAGGTCGAGGGCCCGTACAAGTCGGACCACTACCGCTACTGA